TTTGTGCCTCTGCACTTTTGTTTATACTGTTCCCTTTGCTAGGAATGCCCTTCCGTCATTTTCCTCTAGAGCAACTCTTATTTAATCCAGTGCAAAAGTCATCTCCTTTCTGAAATTTCCTGGTGAGCTATCATCTGCTGCGTCTTCTTTAAATCTCAGACCTTGATCATGGTACTTAGCACATCGTTTTGAAATTACATGTGACCACATGTAACAAGATAATATCTTGATACATTCAGAGGCACAATTTTTTCCTCTGCAATGTCCTTCACCTCTATACTTCTCTCACCACTCAGATTGAGGCTTTTCGTGTGTACTACCTTCAGGGTAAAGCTATTACTGCCAAAATGAACAGGGAAAGGAAGATTCATTGCACAGATTTCTGCACCAGTATGGACTTATGGGATTCACAGCAAACTTACAAAGCTGGTAACTAtgagagaaaatgatttttagaTTCCAAGAGGCTGAGCATTTTAAGTACCAACGTCAATGTTTATACCATTGTTTATACCATATGTTTATACCATATGTTTATACCATAAGTGAAAGACTCTGAAGCAAAGAGAAGAGCCCATACCATAAGTGAAAGACTCTGAAGCAAAGAGAAGAGCCCACTTACCagctcctccatccccaccctcacCTACAGACTAGGTAAAAGTTGCCCCCACTAAAGAGTTAAAAATGGGTGCCAGGCTCCTGCCCGCTGCCCATCCTCAAGCCAAGTTGCAGGTGGGGGTGAGAACTGATGCCCCATCCCCTCTCTGGAACTGAAAGGCAGCAGAACACAGATGTGCCTTGAGCCGGTAGTATAGCAGTGAAGGAGAAAATGTGGTGCATCTGGGCGAGAGAGGGACCAGTGAGCCTCTGAGTGGTAGGGAGACCAAAATCTGGaagcccctgtgtcctcaagaagCACAAGAGATTCATGAAAGTCCACTAGTGATTCCAGATGCAGAGTGACTGCCATGGCCCTAGTGACCAGGGGGTCTGCAGGCGGCCACTACCAAGACCATGGCCCCCGCCATGTGCATTTGTTACTTTTCTTCGTGTCTCCAGTAGCTACCACAGTGGCCAGTAGATGTTCACGTTGTAAAATAATATAGCCAGGAAGACAGAGCAGTAAAGAGTCATAGGGAACACGAGCCCTGTTTGCACCATTTTCTTTAAACTCTCCTCCTAACCCCCAAGAACCATTAATAATAGAGGAACtctccaagacatggaaacagagaggagattgctggttgccaggggcagggtgtgggggaatggggagatgttggaTGAAAGGGACACACTTTCATTTATAAGATTAATAAGCTCTGGGGATCTAACTTACAGCCTGGTGACTgtaattaacaatactgtattgtattctTGAAATCTGCTAAAAGGGTACATCTTGAATgttcttatcacacacacacaaaaaggaattATGTGAAGGCATGGAGGTGTTAAggaaccttattgtggtaataatttcaccatatatacatgtatcaaatcattacattgttaTCACTTAAACTTACACCATGTTATTTATCAATTATGTCTCAAGAAAGCTGGGGGGAAAAGCTAGTATCACCAAGatcacacacaaataataataataataattctgacACTAGCACTCTGATGAAATACGAAAAAACAGATGACAGGTGTATagaatttcatagttttcagGTCCACAAGGTTCGTGAGTACAAGCTGAGACTGGAAACAAACAACTAATTTTTCAATCAtcaatactttattatattagtacttgatatattaatttttctcGTACAATTTCATATAATCAATATATCATAAATACATGAACAGTTTCCCTAGAGGTATAAATATCAGGCCAACCTCATCTATATTTAGCAAATGCTTAATAAACAGGTGCTGGATCCTTATCTCCattcttcccacccaccccatccTGCACAGACCCTCCCACACTCTTACATTgtgcttattttatttgttgcctTTTGTGGAGCAGAAGCCCATTTTACGAACAGGGCCCCCATCCAATGACGGCATGGCTGGGAGGTGGTCATGATAGCACATAAGCAGAGTAGGTGAGGGTCCTGCATTCTCTTCCATCTATTTTCAGCGGGGTGGGACATTGGAACATCTCAGGACCGTATAAAGATTCTGAAGCCCCAGAAAGTTACTCTATCTAATACAGAGCTTTGAGAGTCCCATGCAGATCTTATGAAGAGACCTGGGAAGTGGAGAGAATTGGGAACCACACAGGACTCATGGCAAAGTGCTGGGTAAAGAGGGGCGTTTCTACATCTTCTTCAGCTGAGCTGATCTGCCGCCCTCAAGCCACGCACGTAGCGGACGATGGGGGTGACACAGGTGCAACCAACAGTCACCCGCACCTTCTCCAGCCGGAAGGAGCGAGAGCAACCCTGGGACTCCCTCCGGAGGACCAGGAACTCTTGCTGGATGGGGACGGAGTTCATGGAGCTGTCTTCCTTCCCCTCGGCGTTGAGGCAGCCCGTGTGCCTGCACCGGGCCTCTGCGATCTCGGAGGGGTATCGGTGGGGGTCCCGGGTGACGCTGCAGGAGGAGCAGGGAGAAGCCGATGGTGAGACCGGGGGTGGGAGGCGGGGAAAGATGCACAAAGGATGGGGGCCCCGCGGCACTGGGCGCCCACTTGCAGGGAGGCGGTGCCGTGCAACTCAGGGCGGCAGCGCAGGCGCGGAGCAGACAACCTGGACTCAGACGCAGGCCCGTGGCGGGTGCTACACTCCTTAGGCCTCAGTTCCCTCAACTTTAAAATGGGGGTTCGCAAATTCGTTTCCTGTGGGATTGTTACCAACACTCGGTGATACAAATGCGTATGAAACGCCACACCGTAAAACGTTGGCATTCCATACGTGTTAGATCTTTtagttcattttccttttcctttttattattataatcatcatTCATCCTTTGGTTAGAGGCTGAACATCACTAGGAGGTCCCCCAGTACACAGTCTACAAAGCCTGCTGCTTGGGAAAGAAAACCAAAGCCCCGGGGGGTTGGTGAATCCAACGCCTTCTTTCAATTTCTCCCTGAATAGCCCCCTTGCCGGGGGGAATAAAGGCAGCAAAGCCAATCAAGCCAGCTGGCAAGCGTACACTCTGGCTTCCCAAGGCAAGCAGTGCAGGCAGCCCTGGAAGCACTGCTAATGGCCCTCGGGCTCTGTTTTCATACTTATATTTAGAGCATATAAATGAGTGCTTCCTATTCCGAGAACCTCCATGCGAGACAAAATCCCAAGTCTGTACCCTGAACATCCTCAGCTAGCATCCCTTTCCCAAACTGGCCTTTCTCCTCCACTCTGGCCTCCTCCACACTCCTTGAAGACTGAAATCCAATCTGAGTGGCTCTCTCTGAACTGACTTTTCTGGTTCCCACTTATCTCCATGCAGAGACCATTATGTGGGCTGCTTTAAAGAGTCCTCTCTTCCAGCACAGAAAGTTTGTAAATTCCAAATCCAGGGCTGCATGAAGCAGAAAAGGGCAAAGCGTTGATGAGAGTTTGGAAGCAAAATAGACCTTCGACCACACAGGAGGACTTAGCCCAAAATAGCAAGAAAATGTGAGCACCCAGGGAAAGGGGAATTTCCATTTTTCAGAGTGAATGTAAGgactattattttttctatatttttgaaattttctacttATGGTTAGAATAAATTAACATGTTTTTCAAAAGAACGTGGAGGTCAGTCTCCTTGGCACATACTTGTAATCCCAGGGGGTGCTGGAGCGGTTCTGCAAGCCGTGTGAGAGGGGAATGCCCTGATTCTGCCTGAGGATGCGGATGTCAACCCTCACAGTGTGGTCCTCCGGAGGCGGGCAGAGGGCAGGATCCCCAGCTTTGGGGGTTTTCCGACCTGCCACCTCCCCCAGGAGGGTCAGCCCCAATGTCAACAGCAGCAGGGACTTGACCTGGAAATAGATGAGAATGGAACTGGTTAGGGACTCTGGTGTCACTTGCTGACAAGAGACAGGTCATGCTTCAGCTGAACTCAGCATCCCTGGGATGGGATCAGGgctcctctctgaacctcagatcCTCACCTGGCAACAGGAACAGTCATAATAAGATACCAGTGTACCAACCTGAGAACTAAACTCATTAGCCTGGTGATTGAGCCCTCCACAGTCCGAGAGCTCCTGAACAGGGAGAAAGACAGATGTCAGGATCTGGgatctgggtttaaatcctgaccTGGTCTCCTCACTGAgcctctgctttctcttctttccagcCAGAGCAGAACACTTGCTTCATAATAATATTCCCAAGATTAAATAAAACGTTCTTTGTAAAGCACCTACAATAAAAATAGGGGCTTAAGAAATGATAACTCTTGCTTTTAATTTCCAACCTCACATCCATGAACCCTCCACAAAACTCTTTGTCCCAGCCATCCCTCCACCTGAAATACACTGCCCCACCCCTATCCATCCAAATCCTCCCCTTCCATCAGGGCCCCACTAGGACTCCGTCTCCTCCAGGAACTGTCCTGAAAGTAGTTCATTCATAAAGCTTTTACCATCTAGCACTCAAGCAGCCCTTCTTTATTGTCTGGACATGCAGTATTTGTGTTCATACAGATCTACACCTATTAGATGGTAAGTTCCTGCAGGAGAACATGTCATAGAACAGGTGTTCCAAAATACTTTCTGGATGAATGAAAGAGCGGGTGAGTGAATGCATGAACAAAACAATCCATTTAAATTAACAACACAGTTAAGCTCAATGCATTAAGAAAAACACCATGCAAAACCAACTATAGCAGAGTTCCAATGACCCATGCTGACTGAAGGAAGCAGAGGCACTAGGGATGCgcaagagagaaatggaaactatttCTCTTTAGctccagaaaatatattttttatacttacATTGAAATATCCGTTTATCTGGTATTACAGGAGTACACAAAGAAAGCGTTCAGTGAAGACCTaactaaaataaaggaagagctAAAAATCTCTCCAGCTTCCCTTTCTCACGACCTGCTTTGCTCACCCCACGGTGACCACCGACCCTCTCTGGGGATGGACAAGCCTCATCACCAATACTCAACATAATGCAGACCCAGGGCTGAAAGTGAGTTACTTTCATCCTCAGGGCTCAGTGTCGTTCAGGCTCACACCTTCCATGAGTTAGGGTTGGGAAGGTGCTTAGACATGTTGATTTAAAGGaccttctttttatcttttgcaaGTGCTGGAGGCAAGAAATGATAAGAGTAAACAAAAAGGTCATGGTGTCAAGTGCTGTACTAATGTAGCTGATACTGAAAAGAAGCTGAAAGCAAGATTGACCCAGATAAGCCTGAAAGAGGCTGATTTCCCTCCAGATAATCAGCAGGTGTCTACTTTTGTCTCttgcaatcattcattcattcaacaactctTTCCCGTCTCTGGAGTCAAAAGTCCTGGGTCCATAACTCAGTTCCAGGACTCTTACTagctgtgactcagtttcctccacCAGCAAATGTGGAGATTAAATGGTAGGACCCATATATAGCATGAAGAGCAGGGCTGGGACGTGGAGAGTATTCAGTATAGGTACTATTGTTAAGTCTACATTGTCCTAATG
This genomic interval from Lagenorhynchus albirostris chromosome 10, mLagAlb1.1, whole genome shotgun sequence contains the following:
- the IL17F gene encoding interleukin-17F isoform X2; this encodes MGTQKATQHRKSFLHETGDQSKVTMTFLRDVAMVKSLLLLTLGLTLLGEVAGRKTPKAGDPALCPPPEDHTVRVDIRILRQNQGIPLSHGLQNRSSTPWDYNVTRDPHRYPSEIAEARCRHTGCLNAEGKEDSSMNSVPIQQEFLVLRRESQGCSRSFRLEKVRVTVGCTCVTPIVRYVRGLRAADQLS
- the IL17F gene encoding interleukin-17F isoform X1 — translated: MALHGEETAAESTQKATQHRKSFLHETGDQSKVTMTFLRDVAMVKSLLLLTLGLTLLGEVAGRKTPKAGDPALCPPPEDHTVRVDIRILRQNQGIPLSHGLQNRSSTPWDYNVTRDPHRYPSEIAEARCRHTGCLNAEGKEDSSMNSVPIQQEFLVLRRESQGCSRSFRLEKVRVTVGCTCVTPIVRYVRGLRAADQLS